One Pirellulales bacterium DNA segment encodes these proteins:
- a CDS encoding serine/threonine-protein kinase translates to MTTTIFYENRLTVTQGGHEPRRCPDELLNRYVTLVDSQRMSWTEHLRLLRLLGSGGQGVVYLSQRRGADGFTLPVAIKIFSPERYEDDRSYDEAMTRMADVAARVALIQQDNLLDVHNFVDRNRIRLMEMEWVDGFDLSQLVTHKMLEHVRKRVSEKRWAYLNNVIITSGPMQPRLKAGVAVNIVRECLAALAALHRNGIVHGDIKPSNIMLKRTGNAKIVDIGSAFALDALPPRRTCTPTYAAPEVLEGSECSPRADLASLGYVLVEMLSGRPPFAGLSTYKDLLEAKRFLAQRLPQILPAEVTCNELLMNFCRGLIAPDPNRRFPSAEAADLVKEGAASFHRQLIVGGLASEYENEIRVWLEDIE, encoded by the coding sequence ATGACGACGACCATTTTTTATGAAAACCGTCTGACTGTGACCCAAGGCGGGCATGAGCCTCGCCGCTGCCCCGACGAGCTTCTGAACCGATACGTGACGCTGGTTGATTCGCAGCGGATGAGCTGGACCGAGCATTTGCGCCTGCTGCGCCTGTTGGGTTCCGGTGGTCAGGGCGTGGTGTACCTAAGCCAGCGGCGCGGGGCCGACGGCTTTACCCTGCCTGTCGCGATCAAGATTTTTTCGCCGGAACGGTACGAAGACGACCGCAGCTACGACGAAGCCATGACACGCATGGCCGACGTGGCTGCCCGAGTGGCGCTGATTCAGCAAGATAATTTGCTGGACGTGCACAATTTTGTGGATCGCAACCGCATTCGGCTGATGGAAATGGAATGGGTCGACGGTTTCGACCTGAGCCAATTGGTGACGCACAAAATGCTGGAACACGTTCGCAAGCGGGTCAGCGAAAAGCGTTGGGCCTATCTGAACAATGTGATTATCACCAGCGGACCGATGCAGCCGCGCCTGAAGGCGGGCGTGGCCGTGAACATTGTGCGAGAGTGTCTGGCGGCGCTGGCGGCGTTGCACCGCAACGGCATTGTGCACGGCGACATTAAGCCGTCGAACATTATGCTGAAGCGCACCGGCAATGCGAAAATAGTGGACATTGGGTCAGCCTTCGCGCTGGATGCTTTGCCGCCGCGGCGGACTTGCACGCCCACTTATGCGGCGCCGGAAGTGCTGGAAGGGAGCGAATGCTCGCCCCGTGCCGACTTGGCGAGTTTGGGTTACGTGCTGGTGGAGATGCTTTCGGGCCGGCCGCCGTTTGCGGGCCTTTCGACCTACAAAGATTTGCTGGAGGCGAAGCGGTTTTTAGCCCAGCGCTTGCCGCAAATTTTGCCGGCCGAGGTCACGTGCAACGAGCTACTGATGAACTTCTGTCGCGGGCTGATTGCGCCCGACCCCAATCGCCGCTTCCCCAGCGCCGAAGCCGCCGACTTGGTGAAAGAAGGGGCTGCCAGCTTCCACCGGCAGCTCATTGTCGGCGGCCTGGCCAGCGAATACGAGAACGAAATTCGGGTGTGGCTGGAAGATATTGAGTGA
- a CDS encoding alpha/beta hydrolase-fold protein, which yields MKCLQPLSSFLLLILPLAVACCCAWADDPTPPPAATPSSTAPQSASTAQPTPDADGDFVISPPYQNAPELTLADDVPKGTMHELAMKSEDSKIYPGLKGPYSRKLWVYVPADYQPGTAAPFMVVQDGHSYVKRLTPVLDHLIHEKKLPAMVAVMIDSGGGDGKGSERGLEYDTVSDKYTQFIENEVLPLVEQQCNVTLTKDPAGRATMGGSSGAACAFTMAWFRPELYRKVLSYSGTFVAQQSPDNPDSPHGAWEYHEHFIPQTDRKPIRIWMEVGEHDNGYQRDESTYHNWVMANNRMAAALKDKGYPYQYVFANGAGHVDGKVVGQTLPEALLWLWKGYPIQ from the coding sequence ATGAAATGCCTGCAGCCGCTCTCAAGCTTTTTGCTGCTAATTTTGCCGCTGGCCGTTGCGTGTTGTTGCGCCTGGGCCGACGACCCCACGCCGCCACCCGCAGCAACACCGTCCAGCACCGCGCCGCAATCTGCATCGACCGCTCAACCCACACCGGATGCCGACGGCGATTTCGTCATCTCGCCGCCGTACCAAAACGCGCCGGAGCTGACCCTCGCCGACGACGTGCCCAAGGGAACCATGCATGAGCTGGCGATGAAATCGGAAGACAGCAAAATTTATCCCGGACTAAAAGGACCGTATTCACGCAAGCTGTGGGTCTACGTTCCCGCAGACTACCAGCCCGGCACGGCGGCGCCGTTCATGGTGGTTCAAGACGGGCACAGCTACGTCAAGCGGTTGACGCCTGTGCTGGATCATTTGATCCATGAGAAAAAGTTGCCGGCCATGGTGGCGGTGATGATTGATTCCGGCGGCGGCGACGGCAAAGGGAGCGAACGCGGCCTGGAATACGACACCGTCTCCGACAAATACACCCAGTTCATCGAAAACGAAGTGCTGCCGCTCGTCGAACAACAATGCAACGTGACGCTGACGAAAGATCCCGCAGGCCGCGCCACGATGGGCGGCAGTTCCGGCGCCGCCTGCGCCTTCACCATGGCCTGGTTCCGGCCCGAGCTGTACCGCAAAGTGCTCAGTTATTCCGGCACGTTTGTGGCGCAGCAATCACCCGATAATCCCGATTCGCCGCACGGCGCGTGGGAATATCACGAGCATTTCATCCCGCAGACGGACCGCAAGCCGATCCGCATTTGGATGGAAGTGGGCGAACACGACAACGGCTACCAGCGCGACGAATCCACGTATCACAACTGGGTCATGGCCAACAACCGCATGGCCGCCGCGCTAAAAGACAAGGGTTACCCCTATCAGTACGTGTTCGCCAACGGCGCCGGTCACGTCGACGGCAAAGTGGTCGGGCAAACCTTGCCCGAGGCGCTCCTATGGCTATGGAAGGGATACCCGATTCAGTAA
- a CDS encoding Gfo/Idh/MocA family oxidoreductase, translating to MKLRVGLVGLGRAWEVRHRPALRALGDRFEVRAVCDQVALRAEQAARDFNATPVDGFRALAAREDIDAILMLAEQWYGWLPIMAACEYGKAIYCAAPLQLSLEEAKQIKDRVDAAGVAFMAEFARRQNPATLRLKELIATHLGKPRLIFCHRRIGVGEKPHKPDGPKDRGFGTSDLVELVDWCRYVVGAEPTSVLGLMHNVSSDSRDEDYRMMSLDFSPPGTHAGTGVIAQISSGYYMPQGWEEAVSFRPPPALQVACENGIAFIDLPAQVLWFDKAGRHQESLESERAVGEMLLSYFHRSVTSLVRNPAGLEDAYRALVVVLAARRSHEEGRRITLSF from the coding sequence ATGAAGCTCCGCGTCGGACTTGTCGGACTCGGTCGCGCTTGGGAGGTCCGACACCGGCCCGCGCTGCGCGCCCTGGGCGATCGCTTCGAAGTCCGCGCCGTCTGCGATCAGGTTGCCCTGCGCGCCGAACAGGCCGCTCGCGATTTCAACGCCACCCCCGTTGATGGCTTCCGCGCGCTGGCCGCCCGCGAAGATATCGATGCCATCCTCATGCTGGCCGAGCAATGGTACGGCTGGCTGCCGATCATGGCCGCCTGCGAATATGGGAAAGCCATTTACTGCGCCGCGCCGCTGCAATTGAGTTTGGAAGAAGCGAAGCAAATAAAAGATCGGGTCGATGCGGCGGGCGTGGCCTTCATGGCCGAGTTCGCTCGCCGCCAAAATCCCGCCACGCTGCGACTGAAAGAACTCATCGCCACGCACTTGGGAAAGCCGCGCCTCATTTTCTGTCATCGCCGCATCGGCGTCGGCGAAAAACCGCACAAGCCCGACGGCCCCAAAGATCGCGGCTTCGGCACCAGCGATTTGGTCGAGCTCGTCGATTGGTGCCGCTACGTCGTCGGCGCGGAACCGACCTCGGTGCTCGGCCTCATGCACAACGTCTCGTCCGACTCGCGCGATGAAGATTACCGCATGATGAGCCTCGACTTTTCTCCGCCCGGCACGCATGCCGGCACCGGCGTCATCGCGCAAATCAGCTCCGGCTACTACATGCCGCAAGGCTGGGAAGAAGCGGTTTCGTTCCGTCCGCCGCCGGCGCTCCAAGTGGCCTGCGAAAACGGCATCGCCTTCATCGACTTGCCCGCCCAGGTGTTGTGGTTCGACAAGGCGGGCCGCCATCAGGAATCGCTGGAAAGCGAACGAGCCGTGGGCGAAATGCTGCTCTCGTACTTTCACCGCAGCGTGACCAGCCTGGTCCGCAACCCCGCCGGCCTGGAAGACGCCTACCGCGCCCTCGTCGTCGTCCTCGCCGCCCGCCGCAGCCACGAAGAAGGCCGCCGCATTACGCTGTCGTTTTGA
- a CDS encoding thioredoxin family protein, protein MSSVAFSALMQMALLVAVSVNTASNGTQSIGPSTNGDVTNNVAASSPAGGNSAVGNSANSVVNHSAAGTYAAAYQDTQDSGKPLVVLVGATWCPACQGMKTSTMPEVAAKGELRHVAFAYVNTDAQSDLAGKLMEGNLIPQLVMYQKAGDGWTLKRLVGAQSVEAVEEFLGPAAKQDVAVKDNGPKDTAATKESTVKTPTATNPATKAPASTQQSSAGNRSTPTG, encoded by the coding sequence GTGAGTAGCGTGGCTTTTTCCGCATTGATGCAGATGGCTTTGTTGGTTGCCGTGTCTGTCAATACCGCTTCGAATGGCACCCAGTCGATCGGCCCGTCAACGAATGGAGATGTTACGAATAATGTTGCCGCATCCAGCCCGGCGGGTGGCAATTCAGCGGTTGGCAATTCGGCCAATTCAGTGGTTAATCATAGTGCGGCCGGGACGTATGCGGCCGCTTATCAAGACACGCAAGACAGCGGCAAGCCGTTGGTGGTGTTGGTGGGGGCCACATGGTGCCCGGCCTGCCAGGGGATGAAAACTTCCACGATGCCGGAAGTGGCGGCAAAGGGGGAACTGCGGCACGTGGCGTTTGCCTATGTGAATACCGACGCCCAAAGCGATTTGGCGGGCAAGCTGATGGAAGGCAATTTAATACCGCAACTGGTGATGTACCAGAAAGCCGGCGATGGGTGGACGCTAAAGCGGCTGGTGGGCGCGCAAAGCGTAGAAGCGGTGGAAGAGTTCTTGGGGCCTGCGGCGAAGCAAGATGTGGCTGTGAAGGATAACGGCCCGAAGGATACTGCCGCAACCAAGGAATCAACCGTTAAGACACCAACGGCAACGAATCCGGCGACAAAAGCCCCTGCCTCTACGCAGCAATCGTCGGCCGGCAACCGTTCGACCCCGACGGGTTAA
- a CDS encoding DUF1559 domain-containing protein, with translation MRRTPSKKYGFTLVELLIVIAIIGLLISLLMPAIQWSRETARKTQCQNNLKQYGLALHQFHNVNHAFPIGNVPKRWWGFQSRLLPYLECQSIFQYIDYTYLPDCFRACNALPAGQDPGNQVQPVDMCPDDPLAGFIWYDPTQYAGHHGCTDYLGVMGTLATANDGILLYGPPISIPKITDGLSNTLIMGERGISNDYWGWPYCGYGDGTGNGDNLCSTSDGLVEGNAYDDPHKFHFWSYHPDAVNFLTADGAIHTLRYEVDYWVFQWLATRAGGETVGFQ, from the coding sequence ATGCGTCGAACACCGTCAAAAAAATACGGGTTCACTCTTGTCGAGTTGTTAATTGTCATCGCCATCATTGGACTGCTAATCAGCCTCTTGATGCCGGCCATTCAATGGTCCAGAGAAACCGCCCGTAAAACGCAGTGCCAAAATAACCTCAAGCAGTATGGTTTAGCGCTACACCAGTTTCATAATGTGAATCATGCATTCCCCATTGGGAATGTTCCGAAGAGGTGGTGGGGATTTCAATCGAGACTACTGCCTTATTTAGAGTGCCAGAGCATTTTCCAATACATAGACTACACCTACTTACCGGATTGCTTTCGAGCCTGCAACGCTCTGCCGGCGGGACAAGACCCTGGTAACCAAGTTCAACCCGTTGACATGTGCCCTGACGATCCCCTTGCGGGTTTCATTTGGTACGACCCCACGCAATATGCGGGACATCACGGTTGCACTGATTACCTGGGTGTCATGGGAACGCTGGCAACAGCCAACGACGGCATTTTGTTGTATGGCCCTCCCATCAGTATTCCCAAAATCACTGACGGACTTTCTAACACTCTAATCATGGGCGAGCGCGGCATATCCAATGATTATTGGGGGTGGCCCTACTGCGGCTATGGCGACGGCACCGGCAACGGCGATAATCTATGCAGCACCAGTGATGGCCTCGTGGAAGGCAACGCTTACGACGATCCGCACAAATTTCACTTTTGGAGCTACCATCCCGATGCGGTCAACTTTTTAACCGCTGACGGCGCAATTCATACTTTGCGGTATGAAGTCGATTATTGGGTTTTCCAGTGGCTCGCCACCCGCGCAGGCGGAGAAACCGTAGGCTTCCAATAA
- a CDS encoding sigma 54-interacting transcriptional regulator, which translates to MLAYLVIREGSKWTDVFRLMPGQSVTIGRSPTNQIVVKDERCSRAHAEIFYSQERWVLRDLESRNGTLVGSQRVHGDYLLQPGEIVRIGHSQMAFVHDLASAFPDSSGTASKEGVRPDDTILAASVDESNVLSEPESEATKITHRRGQTRFLAPEAGEDEAIPKVGRAAAQLCRIAFEMAKAPDQPSVARVALAGLFEATHADAGAVLLLPRFMKADPTAADLEVIASRTDSDLNYQRVSNFVAATVLREGEAVLARNVMGDSALSIRDSKGEFHATSILCAPIRKNERPLGLIHLYSTRPERIPDPEDLEFTLAVADTLAVAMENLSRRLELAEDLTQIRDENLQLRELLGVESEIIGSSLVMNKVQRDISRAAPNRATVLIRGESGVGKELVARAIHFSSPRKKGPFCVLNCAALSESLLESELFGHERGAFTGATERKIGKFEAADGGTLMLDEIGEMTPTIQAKFLRVLEGHAFERVGGSDPIQCDVRVIAATNRDLERAVAEGLFRRDLFFRLHVLEIFVPALRKRPEDIAELGLHFLAKFNAETGRKIRGFSPEAMDQLLRYRWPGNVRELKNVVERAVVLTRGEFIEVEDLTLSKLSTAGDTAEVVPNPADMFEPMSLEELERRHIHATLNATNWNKSQTARILGIERSTLDRKIDRYELDANLPQRGRTARPT; encoded by the coding sequence ATGTTAGCGTACCTCGTAATTCGCGAAGGTTCCAAGTGGACCGATGTCTTCCGGCTGATGCCCGGACAATCGGTCACAATCGGCCGCTCGCCTACCAATCAAATTGTCGTGAAAGACGAACGCTGCAGCCGCGCCCATGCCGAAATTTTTTACTCGCAGGAGCGCTGGGTCCTGCGCGATTTGGAAAGCCGAAACGGCACACTGGTCGGTAGCCAACGCGTTCACGGCGACTATCTGCTGCAGCCCGGCGAGATCGTTCGCATCGGCCATTCGCAAATGGCCTTCGTCCACGACCTGGCCTCCGCTTTCCCCGATTCCTCCGGCACGGCGTCCAAAGAAGGCGTCAGGCCCGACGACACAATTTTGGCCGCCAGTGTGGACGAATCCAACGTGCTGTCAGAACCAGAATCCGAGGCCACCAAAATTACTCACCGCCGAGGACAAACTCGCTTCCTCGCTCCCGAAGCCGGCGAGGACGAAGCCATTCCCAAAGTCGGCCGCGCCGCCGCACAACTGTGTCGCATCGCTTTTGAAATGGCCAAAGCGCCCGATCAGCCCTCCGTGGCACGCGTCGCCCTGGCCGGACTGTTCGAAGCCACTCACGCCGATGCCGGCGCCGTATTGTTGTTGCCGCGCTTCATGAAAGCCGATCCCACCGCCGCCGATTTGGAAGTCATCGCTTCCCGCACCGATTCCGATTTGAATTATCAACGCGTCTCCAACTTCGTCGCCGCCACCGTGCTCCGCGAAGGCGAAGCCGTCCTCGCTCGAAACGTCATGGGCGACAGCGCCCTTTCCATCCGTGACAGCAAGGGAGAATTTCACGCCACCAGCATCTTGTGCGCGCCCATCCGCAAAAACGAACGCCCGCTGGGGCTCATCCACTTGTATTCCACCCGCCCCGAACGCATTCCCGACCCCGAAGATTTGGAATTCACCCTGGCCGTGGCCGATACCCTGGCCGTCGCCATGGAAAACCTCAGCCGACGCCTGGAATTAGCCGAAGATTTAACGCAAATCCGCGACGAAAACCTCCAACTCCGCGAACTCCTCGGCGTCGAAAGCGAAATCATCGGCTCCAGCCTCGTTATGAACAAAGTGCAGCGCGACATCAGCCGCGCCGCGCCCAACCGCGCCACTGTCCTGATCCGCGGCGAAAGCGGCGTCGGCAAAGAATTGGTCGCCCGCGCCATCCACTTTTCCAGTCCCCGAAAAAAAGGTCCGTTTTGCGTCCTCAACTGCGCCGCCTTGTCCGAAAGCCTGCTGGAAAGCGAACTGTTCGGCCACGAACGCGGCGCATTCACCGGCGCTACCGAACGCAAAATCGGCAAGTTCGAAGCCGCCGACGGCGGCACCCTCATGCTGGACGAAATTGGCGAAATGACCCCCACCATTCAAGCCAAGTTCCTTCGCGTCTTGGAAGGGCATGCCTTCGAACGTGTCGGCGGCAGCGACCCCATCCAGTGCGACGTCCGCGTCATCGCCGCCACCAATCGCGATTTGGAACGGGCCGTCGCCGAGGGACTCTTCCGCCGCGATCTGTTCTTCCGACTGCACGTGCTCGAAATCTTTGTCCCCGCCTTGCGCAAACGGCCCGAAGACATCGCCGAACTCGGCTTGCACTTTCTGGCCAAATTCAACGCCGAAACCGGCCGCAAAATTCGCGGCTTCTCCCCCGAAGCCATGGATCAATTGCTCCGCTACCGCTGGCCCGGCAACGTCCGCGAATTGAAAAACGTGGTCGAACGCGCCGTCGTGCTCACCCGCGGCGAATTCATCGAAGTGGAAGACCTCACCCTTTCCAAACTTTCCACCGCCGGCGATACCGCCGAAGTCGTCCCCAACCCCGCCGACATGTTCGAGCCCATGTCGCTGGAAGAACTGGAGCGGCGTCACATTCACGCCACGCTGAACGCCACCAATTGGAACAAAAGCCAAACCGCCCGCATTTTAGGAATCGAACGCTCCACGCTGGACCGCAAAATCGACCGTTACGAATTGGACGCCAACCTCCCCCAGCGCGGCCGCACCGCCCGGCCTACCTAA
- a CDS encoding DUF1598 domain-containing protein: MSVARTNRCTKLSSVVAVLLIAGLGTATLREAAAQTTGGTTININNTTNTGTGTGSTTFPSVLVPGVVGGVSVNVDGVLKQQDATQREQVLDARRKALQQVPGDLNQPTKLRMISLRKLDEAIQHCAQTGQPLPDDIRYLAGLQRVQYVFVFPEQHDVVLAGPAEGWKVNEQGEVVGNVSGRPVLQLDDLVVALRSADAARNGGISVSIDPTAEGMQRLNTFLAQQTVVKNNIEKIAGSMEEALGPQNITLHGVPDTSRFANVLVMADYRMKRLGMNMDPSPVKGMPSYLEMVSPTVHSVQTPRWWLAPKYDPLATDGEGLAWEIRGPGVQCMSEEDFFTASGQRQVNAVKNPTAQKWADSMTNHFEELAQKDSVFGDLRNCMDLAVAGALVMKENLLDKVNFHPQFLLNDKMLVTTGYNPPKQVDSKVSLLKKGTNYVISVSGGVLLLPWEIIQKQEKTAELSPARRAASEARTTADQDHSGRWWWNG, encoded by the coding sequence ATGAGCGTCGCGCGCACAAACCGTTGCACAAAACTTTCGAGCGTGGTTGCCGTGCTGCTTATCGCCGGCCTGGGAACGGCAACCCTCCGTGAAGCCGCGGCACAAACCACCGGCGGAACCACCATTAACATTAACAACACTACCAACACGGGCACCGGCACCGGCTCCACCACGTTTCCGTCGGTTTTAGTTCCGGGTGTGGTGGGTGGTGTTTCGGTGAATGTGGACGGTGTGCTCAAGCAACAAGATGCCACGCAGCGCGAGCAAGTGTTGGATGCACGTCGCAAGGCGCTGCAGCAAGTGCCAGGCGATTTGAATCAGCCCACCAAGTTGCGAATGATTTCGCTCCGTAAGCTGGACGAAGCGATTCAGCATTGTGCCCAGACGGGTCAACCGCTGCCGGACGACATACGTTACCTGGCCGGGTTGCAACGCGTTCAATATGTGTTTGTGTTTCCGGAGCAACACGATGTGGTGTTGGCCGGCCCGGCGGAAGGTTGGAAAGTGAATGAGCAGGGGGAAGTGGTGGGCAACGTTTCGGGGCGGCCGGTACTGCAACTGGACGACCTGGTCGTGGCGCTGCGCAGCGCCGATGCGGCGCGCAACGGTGGCATTAGTGTGTCGATTGATCCCACGGCGGAAGGCATGCAGCGGTTAAACACGTTTTTGGCACAACAAACCGTGGTGAAAAACAACATCGAGAAGATCGCCGGCTCGATGGAAGAAGCGCTCGGTCCGCAAAACATAACGCTGCACGGCGTGCCGGACACCAGCCGGTTTGCCAATGTGTTGGTGATGGCCGATTATCGCATGAAGCGGTTGGGGATGAACATGGATCCGTCGCCGGTAAAGGGGATGCCCAGCTATTTGGAAATGGTAAGCCCGACGGTGCACAGCGTGCAAACGCCGCGGTGGTGGCTGGCGCCGAAGTACGATCCGCTCGCCACCGACGGCGAAGGACTGGCCTGGGAAATTCGCGGCCCCGGCGTGCAGTGCATGTCGGAAGAAGATTTTTTCACCGCCAGCGGCCAGCGTCAAGTCAACGCTGTAAAGAATCCGACGGCGCAGAAATGGGCCGATTCGATGACCAACCACTTCGAGGAGCTGGCGCAAAAGGATTCCGTGTTTGGCGATTTGCGTAATTGCATGGATTTGGCGGTGGCCGGGGCGCTGGTGATGAAGGAAAACTTGTTGGATAAAGTCAATTTTCATCCGCAGTTTTTGTTGAACGACAAGATGCTGGTGACGACCGGTTACAACCCGCCGAAGCAGGTCGACAGCAAGGTGAGCTTGCTGAAGAAGGGAACGAACTACGTGATCAGCGTTTCCGGCGGCGTATTACTGCTGCCGTGGGAGATTATTCAGAAGCAGGAAAAAACCGCTGAGCTGTCGCCGGCGCGCAGGGCCGCATCGGAGGCGCGGACCACGGCGGACCAGGATCACTCTGGCCGCTGGTGGTGGAACGGTTGA
- the thiC gene encoding phosphomethylpyrimidine synthase ThiC, with product MTQLESAREGHITPEMEFVAKREALSPELIRREVARGRLVIPANKVHLQKRLEPMGIGVATKTKINANIGNSAVTSNVQQELEKLHTAVHFGADTVMDLSTGKDIDPIRQAIIDASPVPIGTVPIYQMLEELGGNIEEMKPQHFLDMVEHQAKQGVDYMTVHCGVMLEHLHLTMGRVTGIVSRGGSLIAKWMMTHRQPNPLYTHFDDLCDIMRQYDVTWSLGDGLRPGSIADASDAAQFAELEVLGELTKRGREKGTQVMVEGPGHIPMDQIEMNMRKEAEQCDEAPFYVLGPLVTDVAPGYDHITSAIGAALAGWHGAAMLCYVTPKEHLGLPELDDVKQGVIAYKIAAHAADLARHRPGARERDDALSRARFAFDWNEQFRLALDPETARRMHDETLPQDTFKSAHFCSMCGPKYCSMKITEDIRAMAAEKPLEVRVSSNV from the coding sequence ATGACCCAGCTCGAATCGGCTCGCGAAGGCCACATTACGCCCGAAATGGAATTCGTCGCAAAGCGTGAAGCTTTGTCGCCGGAGTTGATTCGTCGTGAGGTGGCCCGGGGCCGGTTGGTTATTCCGGCGAATAAAGTTCACTTGCAAAAGCGGCTGGAACCGATGGGCATCGGCGTCGCCACGAAAACCAAAATCAATGCCAACATCGGCAACTCGGCGGTCACCAGCAACGTGCAGCAGGAATTGGAAAAGCTGCACACGGCCGTACACTTTGGCGCCGACACGGTGATGGATTTGTCGACCGGGAAAGATATTGATCCGATTCGGCAGGCGATTATCGACGCCTCGCCTGTGCCAATTGGCACGGTACCGATTTATCAAATGCTGGAGGAGTTGGGCGGCAACATCGAGGAAATGAAGCCGCAACATTTTTTGGACATGGTGGAGCATCAGGCAAAGCAAGGCGTCGATTACATGACGGTACACTGCGGCGTGATGTTGGAGCATTTGCATTTGACCATGGGGCGCGTGACGGGCATCGTCAGCCGCGGCGGCAGTTTGATCGCCAAATGGATGATGACGCACCGCCAGCCGAACCCGCTGTATACGCACTTCGACGATTTGTGCGACATCATGCGCCAGTACGACGTGACATGGAGCCTGGGCGATGGTTTGCGGCCGGGCAGCATTGCCGATGCCAGCGACGCGGCGCAATTTGCCGAACTGGAAGTGCTCGGTGAATTAACTAAGCGCGGCCGTGAAAAGGGGACGCAGGTGATGGTCGAAGGTCCGGGCCACATTCCGATGGATCAAATCGAAATGAACATGCGCAAGGAAGCGGAGCAGTGCGACGAAGCGCCGTTTTATGTGCTGGGTCCGCTCGTGACCGACGTGGCCCCGGGCTACGACCACATTACCAGCGCCATTGGCGCGGCCTTGGCCGGTTGGCACGGCGCCGCCATGCTGTGCTACGTGACGCCGAAAGAACATTTGGGCTTGCCGGAGCTCGATGACGTGAAGCAAGGCGTCATCGCTTACAAGATTGCGGCCCACGCGGCCGATTTGGCGCGGCATCGGCCTGGGGCACGAGAACGTGACGATGCGCTGAGCCGGGCCCGATTTGCGTTCGATTGGAACGAGCAGTTCCGCTTGGCCCTCGATCCGGAAACCGCCCGGCGGATGCACGACGAAACCTTGCCGCAAGACACATTCAAAAGCGCCCACTTCTGCAGCATGTGCGGGCCGAAGTACTGCAGCATGAAAATCACGGAAGACATTCGGGCGATGGCGGCGGAGAAGCCGTTGGAAGTGCGGGTATCATCCAACGTCTAA
- a CDS encoding type II toxin-antitoxin system HicA family toxin, whose translation MSQWPSTKARRVLAALQRIGWSIKRQTGSHRTLQRAGFPDYVFAFHDGEEIGPRMLARISRHTGLKPEDL comes from the coding sequence GTGAGCCAGTGGCCATCGACTAAAGCGCGGCGAGTCTTAGCCGCACTTCAACGAATTGGTTGGTCGATCAAACGCCAAACCGGTTCGCACCGCACTTTGCAACGCGCGGGCTTTCCCGATTATGTTTTTGCTTTTCACGATGGCGAAGAAATTGGCCCGCGCATGCTGGCCAGAATTTCCCGGCATACTGGATTGAAACCGGAAGATTTGTAA
- a CDS encoding type II toxin-antitoxin system HicB family antitoxin, with protein MLNVEVEREEDGRWIAEVPDLPGVQAYGKSRQEAIERAKALSLRVLADRLEHGESVPEMSEVFAVQS; from the coding sequence ATGCTGAACGTTGAAGTCGAACGTGAAGAAGATGGTCGTTGGATTGCCGAAGTGCCGGACTTACCCGGCGTGCAAGCTTATGGGAAATCGCGCCAAGAAGCCATTGAACGGGCTAAAGCACTTTCGTTGCGCGTATTGGCCGACCGCTTAGAACACGGTGAAAGCGTGCCGGAAATGAGCGAAGTCTTCGCGGTGCAGTCGTGA